The proteins below are encoded in one region of Lactuca sativa cultivar Salinas chromosome 3, Lsat_Salinas_v11, whole genome shotgun sequence:
- the LOC111896470 gene encoding uncharacterized protein LOC111896470 codes for MSYTTSSDSSAINVSSPYYIGSSDNPNSILVSTVFNGIGFQSWKRSMILSLSNKNKLGFVDGSITPPAINSSAYLNWHRANSMVISWILNSLTKTIDDSVLFLPTTFEIWNELHQRFEQSDGTLLYNIQQQLFSLSQGTDDFSTYFTKLTKNLG; via the coding sequence atgtcttatacgactTCATCTGATTCTTCTGCAATCAATGTTTCCAGTCCATATTACATTGGATCTTCTGATAATCCCAATTCCATTCTTGTTTCCACTGTTTTCAATGGAATTGGATTTCAATCATGGAAACGATCGATGATTCTTTCTTTATCTAACAAAAACAAACTAGGATTTGTTGATGGATCCATTACGCCTCCTGCAATCAATTCTTCTGCATATTTGAATTGGCACAGGGCCAATTCAATGGTTATCAGTTGGATTCTAAATTCCTTGACCAAAACAATCGATGATAGCGTCCTTTTTTTACCTACTACCTTTGAGATCTGGAATGAGCTTCACCAACGATTTGAACAATCAGATGGAACTCTTCTTTACAACATTCAACAACAATTGTTTTCTCTTTCACAAGGTACCGATGATTTTTCTACCTACTTCACCAAATTAACAAAAAATTTGGGATGA